In Actinomadura luteofluorescens, the sequence GCGGCGACGACGACGCAGTTGGCGCTCACGTCGAGCGGGACGCCGTAGCGCTCGCAGAACGCCGCCGTGTCGGCGAGGTCCGGGTCGATCTCGGCGGCCTGCGCGCCGGGAACGCCGCCGGTCGCCGCGGCCACCGGATCCGCCAGCAGGCCGCTCCGTTCGTTCACCGGTCCCCAGTCGAGCGTGCCGACCATGTCTCATCCCCTCTCGTGATGCCCCCACCCTGCCACGGTCTTGACGGCGGGACCGCGCTCGTGGTCCAGTGGCTCATCCACTCGACCTCTGGAGGTCATCGGTGCCGCCCACCCCGATCCCCCGCGACACGGTCGTCGACGCGCTCGTCGACCGGCTGCGCGACGACGTGCTCGGCGGCCGCTACCCGCCCGGCTCATACCTGCCGCCGGAGCGGGACCTCGCCGCCGGCTACGCGGTCACCCGGACGTCGCTCAAGCACGCCATCGTCCGGCTCGCGCAGGCCGGGCTGCTGGAGACGCGGCACGGCGTCGGGACGCGGGTCCGCGACTACGAGCGGCTGGGCGGGCCCGAACTGCTGCCGATGCTGGTCAGCACCGTCGGAACGGCCTGGATGGCGGAGATCTTCGAGGTGCGGCGCGAGGTCGGCGCGCAGGTCGCGGCCAAGGCGGCGATCCACGCCACCGGCGAGCAGCGGGCCCGGCTGCGGGAGCTGGCCGCGCGGGTAAGGGACGCCGCCGGAGGCGACGAGGCCCAGCTGGCCGAGTGCGAGGTCCACCGGGTCATCGCCGCGGCCACCGGCAACCGGGTCTACGGGTTCATGGTCAACGCCCTGCTCAACGCCTACCTCGCCGTCCGGGAGGGCTTCACGCACGCGTTCGCCGACCCGCCGGCGGCCGCGGACCGGCTCGCGCCCCTGGTCGAGGCGCTGTGCGACGGCGACGCCGCGCGGGCGCGCGAGGCGGCGGGCGCGTACTTCACCGAGACCGAGGCGATCATGCGGGGCTCGCGATGAGCGCGCGGCGCACGGTCTTCGGCGAGGTGATGGAGGGGTCGCTGCGGCTCGCCGGAGAGGACCGCGACCGCCCGATGCGGCTGGAGCTGACCGCCGACCTGCCGGGCGTGCTGCGCCCCTGGGGCGATGCGGAGGGGGCGCTGACCGGACGCGTCCGCGTGCCGGACTGGGCGGACGACCCGGCGGCGTCCGGGCGGCTGCGGGTGGCGCCCGTCGCGGCACGCCGGATCCGCTACACGCTGGGCTTCACCGCCGGCGACGGGCGGCGGCTGCGCCTGGACGGCTGGAAGACCGTCACCCCGCGCCGCCCCGTCCGGTCGATGACGTTCCTGCCGCTCACGGTCACCGACGAGGACGGAGCCGTGGTCGGTGAGGCGCGGCTGCGCTTCGACCTGCGCCGCGACCTCGTCCGCTTCCTCGGCGGCTTCCGGTTCCCCGGACCCGATCCCATGCGGTCGCGCTGGCGCGGGCAGGCCGGGCGGCTGGAAGTCTGGTACACGACGCTGACCGACCCGGCGACCGGGACGGGCGTGTGGATCCACCACGAGCTGGTCGCGCCGGAGCGGGGCGCGGCGGACGCGGGCGCGGCGCGGGCACACGGGTGGGCCGCCGTCTTCCCGCCCGGCGAGGCGCCGGTGCTCGCCCGGTTCGGCCCGGAGAGGTGGAGTCCCCCGGCGGACGCCGCGTTCGCCGCCGGGCCCGTCGAGCAGGCCGACGGACGTCTCACCGGAACGGCCGGGGACGTCGGCTGGGACCTGCGCGAGAAGGGAGGCGGCCCGCCCCTCTACACGTTCCCGCGCTGGGCGTGGGAGTCGGAGCTGCTGCCCGCCGCGCAGATCGTTCCGAGGCCGGCCGCGACGTACGACGGCACGGTGCGGTTCGGCGACCGCGTCCTCGAACTGGACGCCGCACCCGGCGCGTCCGCCCGCATCTACGGGCACGGGAACGCGCGGCGCTGGGCGTGGCTGCACGCCGACCTCGGCGGCGGCGACGTGTGCGAGATCGTGGCGGCGGTCTCGACGCGTCCGGGGATGAACCGGCTCCCCCCGCTGCCGTTCGTCCGGTTCCGGGTGGACGGCGCCGACCTGGCCTCAGGCGATCCGCTGCTCGCGGCGCTGCGGCTGCGGGCCGACATCGGCCTGCCGGTCTGGACGGTCCACGGCCGCCTCGGCGACCGGCGCGTCCACGTGCGGGTGACGCTGCCGCCCGGGGAGACCGTCTCGGTCGACTACGCCGACCCGGACGGCGCCCCGGCCGTCTGCCACAACTCCGAGCGCGCCGACGTCCGGATCGTGCTGGCCCGGCGCGCCGGGCGCGGCTGGGAGACCGAGCGCGCATGGCGGCTGGACGGCACCGGGCACGCGGAGGTGGGGCTGCGGTGAGCGCGCTGACCGGAACGGTCGCGGCGCTCCTCGGCATCGAGGACGCCGCCGACCTCGCGCGGGTGACCGCCCGCGCGGAGGCCATCGGCCGGGCGCTCCCGGCGCCCGCGCGGCTCGGCCTGCGCGCCGGCGCGGGCACGCTGGACGCGCTGTCCCGGCTCGCCACCGGGCACCCGCTCGACGGCCTGGACGCCGACCGCCGCGACGCGTTCTGCGCCCTGCTGACCTCCCGCGAGCCGGCGGCGCGGCTCGTGGAGGCGCTGAAGATCCCGCTGCTGCTGGCGGCCGGCACCGAGCTGCTGCCGCTCCCCAGGGCCTCCGGCGACCCGCGCCCCGACGCGCCCCTGGACTGCACGCCGTCCGGCGGCTGGCCCGCGTGCTCCACCGCCGACGCCGTCGTGGTCGGGTCGGGCGCGGGCGGCGCGATGGCGGCGCGGACCCTCGCCCGGCGCGGCATGTCGGTGGTGGTCCTGGAGGAGGGGCGGCGGTTCACCGTCGCCGAGTTCCGCGACCGCCCGCCGCTCGACCGGTTCCTCGACCTGTACCGGGACGGCGGCTCCACCGTCGCGCTCGGCCGGCCTCCGGTGCTGCTGCCCCAGGGCCGCGCGGTCGGCGGGACGACCGTCGTCAACAGCGGCACCTGCTACCGGACACCGGACCGCGTGCTGCGGCGGTGGGCGGGGTTCGGCGTGCCGGTCGGCGACTTCGGCGCCCGGCTCGACGAGGTCGAGGCCACGCTGCGGGTCGCGCGGCAGCCCATGGGCCCCCTCGGCCGCAACGGGCTGCTCGCGCTGGAGGGCGCCGAGCGGCTCGGCTGGCGCGCGGGGCCGCTGCGCCGCAACGCGCCCGACTGCGTGGGAAGCGGGCAGTGCGCCGCCGGCTGCCCGCACAACGCCAAGCACGGCGTCCACCTGAACGCTCTCCCCCAGGCCTGCGAGGCGGGGGCGCAGATCGTCTCCCGGGCCCGGGTCGAACGGATCCTCGTCGAGCGCGGCACCGCCACCGGCGTGCGCGCCCGCCGCCCGGACGGCACGGCCTTCGAGATCCTCGCGCCCCGCGTCGTCGTCGCGGCCGGCGCCTTGGAGACGCCGCTGCTGCTGAGGCGGTCGGGGATCGGCGCGCATCCCGAGGTGGGACGCGGAATGGCCGTGCACCCCGCGACGAACATCGCCGGGCGGTTCGCCGAACCGGTCGTGTCGTGGTCTGGGGTGATGCAGAGCGTCGGCGTCGAGGAGCTGCACGGCGACGGGATCCTCATCGAGGCGACCGCGAGCCCGCCTGGCATGAGCTCGTTCCCGCTGCCGGGCGCGGGACGGGCGCTGCGCCGCGCGCTGGAGGGCGCCGACCGCCTCGCCGTGCTCGGCGCGATGATCGCCGACGCTCCGTCCGGCCGCGTGCACGGTGCCCGGCACCGCGCGCTCGTCCGCTACGACCTGGCCCGGGATGACGCGGCCCGGCTGCGGCGGGCGCTCGTCGCGATGGGGCGGATCCTGTTCGCGGCCGGGGCCGAGGAGGTCCTCACCGGCCTGCCCCGCCACCCGTCCGCCCGCGACGACGCCGAGCTCACGCGCGCCGTCGCGATGGCGTCCGCCTCCGACCTGCACCTGGCCGGGTTCCACCCCACCGGGACGGTGCGGCTGGGCGCCGACGCGGGGCGGGCGCCGGTGGACCCGTCCGGGCGGCTGCGCGGCGTGCGGGGCGTGCACGTGGCCGACGCGTCGGTCCTGCCGAGCTGCCCCGAGGTGAACCCGCAGCTCACGATCATGGCGATGGCGCTGCGCATCGCCGAGGGGATCGGGTAGCCGCCGCCTTCAGGAGCCGAGGTACCGCAGGACGGCCAGGACGCGGCGGCTGTACCCGGTCGCGTGCGACAGGTCGAGCTTGTCGAAGATCGCGTTGACGTGCTTCTCGACGGCGCTCTGCGAGATGTGGAGATGCGCGGCGATCGAGGCGTTGGTGTGCCCCTGCGCCATCGTGTCGAGGACGTCCCGCTCGCGCGGGGTGAGGCGCGCCAGCGGATCGCCCTGCGCGCCGTGCGCGGCCAGCAGCCGGCGCACCACCTCCGGGTCGAACGCGGCGCCGCCCGCGCCGACGCGCTCCAGGGCGTCGAGGAACTCGTCGACCTGCGCGACCCGGTCCTTCAGCAGGTAGCCGACGCCCGCGGTGTCCGCGGTGATCAGCTCGGCGGCGTAGCGCTTCTCCACGTACTGCGACAGCACGAGCACCCCGACGTCCGGCCAGCGCCGCCGGATCTCCAGCGCGGCCCGCAGCCCCTCGTCGGTGTGGCTGGGCGGCATCCGGACGTCGACGACCACGACGTCGGGCGGGCCCTCGGCCACCGCCGCGATCAGCGCGTCGCCGTCGCCGACCGCCGCCTCCACCCGGTGGCCCTCCTCGGCGAGCAGCCGCACCAGGCCCTCGCGCAGCAGCGTGGAGTCCTCGGCCAGCATCACCCGCACGGCAGCTCCGCGGTGATCACAGTTGGGCCGCCGCGCGGGCTGTCCACGGTGAACGTCCCGTCCAGCGCGGCGACCCGGCGGGCCAGCCCGGCGAGCCCGCCGCCGCCCGGGTCGGCTCCCCCGCCCCCGTCGTCCTCGATGCGCACGCCGATCATTGTCGCCGATCCCGCCACGGCCACCCGCACCGACGCGGCGCCGGAGTGCTTCGCGGCGTTCGTGACGGCCTCGCAGACGACGAAGTACGCCGCCGTCTCGACCGCGTGCGGGGGCCGCCCGGGGACGTCGAAGTCGATCACCACCGGCAGCGCGGACCGCTCGGCCACGGTCTCCAGCGCCGCCCGCAGCCCCTCGCCGTCCAGCGCGGCGGGGTAGACCCGCCAGGTGACCTCCCGCAGGTCCGCCAGCGCCCGCTGCGACTCCTCGTGCGCCTGCCTCAGCAGCTCGGCCGCCCGCTCCCCGTCGCCGGCGCGGCGGGCCCGCCCGATCAGCATGCCGAGCGCCACGAGCCGCTGCTGGACGCCGTCGTGCAGGTCCCGCTCGATGCGGCGCCGCTCGTCGTCCACCGCGTCCACGACCTGCGCCCGCGTCACCGACAGCTGCGCGATGCGGCGCTCGTACTCCTCCAGCGGGCTCGGCCCGAGGCAGCGCCGGGCCACGCTCCGCTCCATCGCCGCGACCCCGACCAGGCCCTGCACGGCGAGGAAGAGCAGCACCACGCCCGCGACGGCCGTGTAGAGGACGATCCACCAGGTCGGCGGGATGCCGTCCAGGTGGTCACCCGTGATCCACCAGCCCACCGCCAGCCGGACCGCGGCCGCCGCCCCGTAGGCCAGCAGCAGCAGGATCACCCCGCCGAGCAGCCCCACCGGCACCCGCAGCACCAGGTACGCGAGCGCCTTCAGCGGGCCGTACCGGACGGCCCGGTCCTCGCCGAGGAACACCCGGAGCCTCCACAGCTCCAGCTCGGCCAGGAGCTCGGCGCCCTCCGCGACCGCCCCGGGGACCTTCCGGCGCCCGCGCGAGAACGCCATCGAGTACGCCATCAGCAGCGCCGCCACCGCCAGCAGCACCAGTTCCACTCCCGCGGTCACCGCGGCCAGCAGCAGGCCCGCCGCGGCTCGCCCGGCCGCGCGCGGGCCGCCGCGCGGCACGTCAAAAGTCGCGATCACGTTGAAGTTCTCTCGCCTCCGCTCGGTGCGCCCCTTGCCTCCGCCCCCGCCCCGGCCTCCGCGCGGACCCGCGCGCCTTCACGATACGTACGGCCACGAACGCCAGCGCCGCCAGACCGACCAGCGCGACGACGGCCTTGGAGTAGACGCCGACGAACTCCTCCACCGTCCGCCAGTTGTCCCCGAGCCCGTACCCGGCCAGCACGAACACCGTGTTCCACAGCAGGCTGCCGAGGGCGGTGTAGAGCAGGAACGTCGCGGGCCTCATCCGCTCCACCCCCGCCGGGACGGAGACCAGGCTGCGGAAGATCGGGATCATCCGGCCGAAGAACACGGCCTTGGCGCCGTGCCGGGCGAACCACGCCTCCGTCCGGTCCAGGTCGTCGAGCTTGAGCAGCGGCAGCCGGGCCACCATCGCGCGGATCCGGTCCCGCCCGATCAGCGCGCCGATCCCGTACAGGGCCAGCGCCCCGGCCACGCTGCCGGCCGTCGTCCACGCGAGCGCCGCCACCAGGCTCATCCGGCCCTGCGCGGAGGCGAACCCCGCCAGGGGGAGGATCACCTCGCTCGGCAGCGGCGGGAACAGGTTCTCCAGCGCGATCGCCAGCCCCGCCCCGGGCGCGCCCAGCCTGTCCATCAGGTCCGTCGCCCACCCCGCGACGCCTCCCGCGGGCTCGGCCGCCGGCGCCGCGTACATCGTCTCGATCATGTGTACGACGCTAGGAACCGGGACGCCGCGCCACCATGGAGCGCACCGCCGGTCCGTCCGGCCGCCTCCCGCACCCCTCCCCTGCGGAAAACCGCACCCCGAGGGGCCGAAAACGGGGACGGGGACGGGCATCCGGCCTACTGTTGGATCACCGCCGCCGCCCGTCCTGGGAGATCAGGGCGCACGACAGAAGGAGCCGCGCGCGTGGCCGACGACCTCCCCGAGAACGCACCTCCGGGCATCGACCCCTCCACGCCCACCTTCGCGCGCGTGTACGACTACTTCCTCGGCGGCAAGGACAACTTCGCCGCCGACCGCGAGGTGGCCGACATGGTGATGCAGCTCGTG encodes:
- a CDS encoding FadR/GntR family transcriptional regulator, translating into MPPTPIPRDTVVDALVDRLRDDVLGGRYPPGSYLPPERDLAAGYAVTRTSLKHAIVRLAQAGLLETRHGVGTRVRDYERLGGPELLPMLVSTVGTAWMAEIFEVRREVGAQVAAKAAIHATGEQRARLRELAARVRDAAGGDEAQLAECEVHRVIAAATGNRVYGFMVNALLNAYLAVREGFTHAFADPPAAADRLAPLVEALCDGDAARAREAAGAYFTETEAIMRGSR
- a CDS encoding GMC family oxidoreductase, with the translated sequence MSALTGTVAALLGIEDAADLARVTARAEAIGRALPAPARLGLRAGAGTLDALSRLATGHPLDGLDADRRDAFCALLTSREPAARLVEALKIPLLLAAGTELLPLPRASGDPRPDAPLDCTPSGGWPACSTADAVVVGSGAGGAMAARTLARRGMSVVVLEEGRRFTVAEFRDRPPLDRFLDLYRDGGSTVALGRPPVLLPQGRAVGGTTVVNSGTCYRTPDRVLRRWAGFGVPVGDFGARLDEVEATLRVARQPMGPLGRNGLLALEGAERLGWRAGPLRRNAPDCVGSGQCAAGCPHNAKHGVHLNALPQACEAGAQIVSRARVERILVERGTATGVRARRPDGTAFEILAPRVVVAAGALETPLLLRRSGIGAHPEVGRGMAVHPATNIAGRFAEPVVSWSGVMQSVGVEELHGDGILIEATASPPGMSSFPLPGAGRALRRALEGADRLAVLGAMIADAPSGRVHGARHRALVRYDLARDDAARLRRALVAMGRILFAAGAEEVLTGLPRHPSARDDAELTRAVAMASASDLHLAGFHPTGTVRLGADAGRAPVDPSGRLRGVRGVHVADASVLPSCPEVNPQLTIMAMALRIAEGIG
- a CDS encoding response regulator, encoding MRVMLAEDSTLLREGLVRLLAEEGHRVEAAVGDGDALIAAVAEGPPDVVVVDVRMPPSHTDEGLRAALEIRRRWPDVGVLVLSQYVEKRYAAELITADTAGVGYLLKDRVAQVDEFLDALERVGAGGAAFDPEVVRRLLAAHGAQGDPLARLTPRERDVLDTMAQGHTNASIAAHLHISQSAVEKHVNAIFDKLDLSHATGYSRRVLAVLRYLGS
- a CDS encoding sensor histidine kinase is translated as MIATFDVPRGGPRAAGRAAAGLLLAAVTAGVELVLLAVAALLMAYSMAFSRGRRKVPGAVAEGAELLAELELWRLRVFLGEDRAVRYGPLKALAYLVLRVPVGLLGGVILLLLAYGAAAAVRLAVGWWITGDHLDGIPPTWWIVLYTAVAGVVLLFLAVQGLVGVAAMERSVARRCLGPSPLEEYERRIAQLSVTRAQVVDAVDDERRRIERDLHDGVQQRLVALGMLIGRARRAGDGERAAELLRQAHEESQRALADLREVTWRVYPAALDGEGLRAALETVAERSALPVVIDFDVPGRPPHAVETAAYFVVCEAVTNAAKHSGAASVRVAVAGSATMIGVRIEDDGGGGADPGGGGLAGLARRVAALDGTFTVDSPRGGPTVITAELPCG
- a CDS encoding DedA family protein, with product MIETMYAAPAAEPAGGVAGWATDLMDRLGAPGAGLAIALENLFPPLPSEVILPLAGFASAQGRMSLVAALAWTTAGSVAGALALYGIGALIGRDRIRAMVARLPLLKLDDLDRTEAWFARHGAKAVFFGRMIPIFRSLVSVPAGVERMRPATFLLYTALGSLLWNTVFVLAGYGLGDNWRTVEEFVGVYSKAVVALVGLAALAFVAVRIVKARGSARRPGRGRRQGAHRAEARELQRDRDF